From the genome of Pseudomonas sp. Teo4, one region includes:
- a CDS encoding UvrD-helicase domain-containing protein: MAADSIFNGVTVAHEQPQAPAELTPPAQLPWFRRLAARLLGRGLTRLQAQHRDSWFLGHASGQRSGHADGLREGFERGRVEGYEAGRQVLVIRDTRPDTPAVPGQDDKLFDDWRLPLTAELKKRFKADVAQRLPAEAQPSAAQWKLIFSDTPSTCVVAGAGAGKSTSLVLRILLLRQYLGYELDAMTVVTFTRESRKDFIKRLVQVFALWQLDLPPARARELVRTFHSRILPLVRSLPGFGQVRAFETLGNEMPAGQEAEADSNPFDLRLNDAQRQQLNLCYSQLLEDSPRFAEIVATLRREALQLKPLDPDHPDVQKRVQVTQLAAQRDEELCDVIEDLWFAAGAWPIKGIEPCRETVEIRGSRFHVHGRLAGLDAWVVLGFDPSESAQYQRPGAKLAVRAEWAVKRTLLQAFCDKPLIWLDNYAMARRLAASLAGDAVAGPGFEYKVKGELAPAPLLDAFVGAANFIENLGLEVNRAVAAMSFPSGDSDGLFFEALALYWKALEAHLLAQSPPVMSYNRMFALFGENNPENLQLLPDPLLRPLAHLMIDEFQDVSPQIVSWLRACLAEIRRRGAPLHTGRNAQHSSLMCVGDDWQSIYGWRGSSPKYFMEFTKAFPSPANTRVMLVDNYRCQQQVIDAAEHLVKGAPAIAGKKARAAGLAAELPGSPVKVFDRDEAALGQTLIEHYQQGESVMMLYRKGSDKALMNEHLLPVLQAEAALPAEQRRLRQLTYHSAKGLQADAVFMLGDCQYLTSSPYKNQVYRLAGLGRSGDAQPFDTAQKEEVQRLAYVAVTRAVSHCYWHVEAANGEAASAPRASSQVDGRQAFFEDLRGQ; this comes from the coding sequence ATGGCTGCTGATTCGATTTTCAACGGAGTGACCGTGGCCCACGAGCAACCCCAGGCGCCCGCCGAACTGACCCCGCCCGCCCAGCTTCCCTGGTTTCGTCGCCTGGCTGCACGCCTGCTGGGGCGCGGCCTGACCCGCCTGCAGGCACAACACCGCGACTCCTGGTTCCTTGGCCATGCCAGCGGCCAGCGCAGTGGCCACGCCGATGGCCTGCGCGAAGGGTTCGAGCGTGGGCGGGTGGAGGGTTACGAAGCCGGGCGCCAGGTGCTGGTGATCCGTGACACCCGCCCCGATACGCCCGCCGTGCCTGGCCAGGACGACAAGCTGTTCGATGATTGGCGCCTGCCGCTTACCGCTGAGTTGAAGAAGCGCTTCAAGGCCGATGTCGCCCAGCGCCTGCCTGCCGAAGCCCAGCCCAGCGCGGCGCAGTGGAAGCTGATTTTCAGCGACACCCCCTCCACCTGCGTCGTGGCGGGCGCGGGTGCGGGCAAGTCGACCTCGCTGGTGCTGCGTATATTGCTGTTGCGCCAGTACCTGGGCTACGAGCTGGATGCGATGACCGTGGTCACCTTCACCCGCGAGTCGCGCAAGGATTTCATCAAGCGCCTGGTGCAGGTCTTCGCCCTCTGGCAACTCGACCTGCCGCCTGCCCGCGCCCGCGAACTGGTGCGCACCTTCCATTCGCGCATCCTGCCGCTGGTGCGCAGCCTGCCGGGCTTTGGCCAGGTGCGGGCATTCGAGACACTGGGCAACGAGATGCCCGCAGGCCAGGAAGCCGAGGCTGACAGCAACCCGTTCGACCTGCGTCTGAACGATGCCCAGCGCCAGCAACTCAACCTGTGCTACAGCCAGCTGCTCGAAGACAGCCCGCGCTTCGCCGAAATCGTCGCGACCCTGCGCCGCGAGGCCCTGCAGCTCAAGCCGCTGGACCCGGACCACCCGGACGTGCAGAAGCGCGTGCAAGTGACGCAGCTCGCTGCCCAGCGCGACGAAGAACTGTGCGATGTGATCGAAGACCTGTGGTTCGCTGCAGGTGCCTGGCCTATCAAGGGCATCGAGCCGTGCCGCGAGACGGTGGAGATCCGCGGCAGTCGCTTTCATGTCCATGGGCGGCTGGCGGGGCTGGATGCCTGGGTGGTGCTGGGCTTCGACCCGTCGGAAAGCGCCCAGTACCAGCGTCCGGGCGCCAAGCTTGCGGTGCGTGCGGAGTGGGCGGTCAAGCGCACGCTGTTGCAGGCCTTCTGTGACAAACCCCTGATCTGGCTCGACAACTACGCAATGGCCCGGCGCCTGGCAGCATCGCTGGCGGGAGATGCGGTGGCGGGCCCAGGTTTTGAGTACAAGGTCAAGGGTGAGCTGGCGCCGGCACCGCTGCTCGATGCCTTCGTCGGTGCGGCCAACTTCATCGAGAACCTCGGCCTTGAGGTGAACAGGGCCGTGGCGGCGATGAGCTTCCCCTCGGGTGACAGCGATGGACTGTTCTTTGAAGCACTGGCCCTGTACTGGAAGGCACTGGAAGCGCACTTGTTGGCCCAGTCGCCGCCGGTGATGAGCTACAACCGCATGTTCGCGCTGTTTGGCGAAAACAATCCCGAGAACCTGCAGCTGTTGCCCGATCCGCTGCTGCGCCCCCTGGCGCACCTGATGATCGACGAGTTCCAGGACGTTTCGCCGCAGATCGTCAGTTGGCTGCGGGCCTGCCTCGCTGAGATCCGCCGGCGCGGCGCGCCACTGCACACAGGGCGCAATGCCCAGCATTCGTCGCTGATGTGTGTGGGTGACGATTGGCAATCGATCTACGGCTGGCGCGGCAGCTCGCCCAAGTACTTCATGGAGTTCACCAAGGCGTTCCCGTCACCGGCCAACACCCGGGTGATGCTGGTCGACAACTACCGCTGCCAACAGCAGGTGATCGATGCCGCCGAGCATCTGGTCAAGGGTGCGCCCGCCATCGCTGGCAAGAAGGCCCGCGCTGCAGGCCTGGCTGCTGAATTGCCAGGTTCGCCGGTAAAGGTATTCGACCGCGACGAGGCAGCGCTCGGCCAGACCTTGATCGAGCACTACCAACAGGGCGAATCGGTGATGATGCTGTACCGCAAGGGCAGCGACAAAGCCTTGATGAACGAACACCTGTTACCGGTGCTGCAAGCCGAAGCGGCGTTGCCCGCTGAGCAACGTCGACTGCGCCAGTTGACCTATCACAGCGCCAAGGGCCTGCAAGCCGATGCGGTGTTCATGTTGGGCGACTGCCAGTACCTGACCAGTTCACCGTACAAGAACCAGGTCTACCGCCTGGCCGGTCTTGGGCGTTCAGGTGATGCCCAGCCGTTCGATACGGCGCAGAAAGAAGAAGTGCAACGTCTGGCCTATGTGGCGGTGACCCGCGCCGTCAGCCATTGCTACTGGCATGTGGAGGCGGCCAACGGCGAGGCGGCGAGCGCGCCACGGGCGTCGAGCCAGGTGGATGGCCGGCAGGCCTTCTTTGAAGACCTGCGCGGACAGTGA
- a CDS encoding pirin family protein, giving the protein MLQLRPFESLGHANHGWLDAHHHFSFAEYYDPARMHWGNLRVWNDDLIAAGSGFPPHPHRDMEIITYVREGAISHQDSLGNKGRTEAGDVQVMSAGTGIVHSEYNLEDVDTRIFQIWIVPEQVGDAPSWGTRPFPKGERGEGFVTLASGRAGDEDSLQIRTDARLVAATLRAGESAEYRFDAGRRGYLVPAKGLVEVNGLRAKARDGVAIEQEEVLRVTAIEDSEIVLVDVA; this is encoded by the coding sequence ATGCTGCAACTGCGACCGTTCGAAAGCCTCGGCCACGCCAACCACGGCTGGCTCGACGCTCACCATCATTTCTCCTTTGCCGAGTATTACGACCCTGCGCGCATGCACTGGGGCAACCTGCGGGTCTGGAACGACGACCTGATCGCGGCCGGCAGCGGCTTCCCACCGCACCCGCACCGAGACATGGAAATCATCACTTATGTGCGTGAAGGCGCCATCAGCCACCAGGACAGCCTGGGCAACAAGGGCCGTACCGAGGCAGGCGATGTACAGGTGATGAGTGCCGGCACCGGGATCGTCCACAGCGAATACAACCTGGAAGACGTCGACACGCGGATATTCCAGATCTGGATCGTACCTGAGCAGGTCGGCGACGCGCCGTCCTGGGGGACCCGCCCTTTCCCCAAAGGCGAACGCGGTGAAGGCTTCGTGACCCTGGCCAGCGGCCGTGCCGGTGATGAAGACAGCTTGCAGATCCGCACCGATGCAAGGCTGGTGGCAGCCACCCTGCGCGCTGGGGAAAGTGCCGAGTACCGCTTCGACGCCGGGCGCCGGGGTTATCTGGTGCCAGCCAAGGGGTTGGTGGAGGTCAACGGATTGCGCGCCAAGGCCCGGGATGGAGTGGCCATCGAGCAGGAGGAAGTGCTGCGGGTGACTGCTATCGAGGACAGCGAGATCGTGCTGGTTGATGTCGCCTGA
- the pgm gene encoding phosphoglucomutase (alpha-D-glucose-1,6-bisphosphate-dependent), with protein sequence MTLSPLAGKPAPASVLVDIPRLLTAYYTGRPDAAVAAQRVAFGTSGHRGSSLELSFNEHHVLAITQAICLYRQEKGIDGPLFIGADTHALSAPAAASALEVLAANGVQVMLSKDDEYTPTPAVSHAILCYNRGREQGLADGIVITPSHNPPQSGGFKYNPPNGGPADSDVTKWIEAKANELLGAGLAGVKRMEHAQALQAATTQRHDYVSNYVADLENVIDFDVIRGANLRLGVDPLGGAGVRYWSAIAERYQLNLEVVNTEVDPTFRFMTVDWDGQIRMDPSSPYAMQGLIGLRERFDVAFACDPDHDRHGIVTPDGLLQPNNYLAVAIDYLYRHRPQWRQDAAVGKTVVSSGLIDRVTERLGRELYEVPVGFKFFAQGLFDGSLGFGGEESAGASFLRKDGSVWATDKDGLIPALLAAEMTARTGRNPSQAYADLTEALGKPYATRVEAKADARQKSLLSKLAPEQVKSTELAGEPIVQILSHAPGNGQAIGGLKVMTANGWFAARPSGTEDIYKIYAESFIDEAHLQRLVQEAQVLVDAAIA encoded by the coding sequence ATGACGCTCAGTCCTTTGGCAGGCAAGCCGGCTCCGGCCAGCGTGCTGGTCGATATTCCCCGACTGCTCACCGCCTATTACACCGGCCGTCCCGACGCCGCCGTGGCGGCCCAGCGCGTGGCCTTCGGCACCTCGGGGCACCGGGGCAGTTCGCTTGAATTGAGCTTCAACGAGCATCACGTGCTGGCCATTACCCAGGCCATCTGCCTGTATCGCCAGGAGAAGGGCATCGATGGCCCGCTGTTCATCGGTGCCGATACCCATGCCTTGTCTGCCCCTGCAGCGGCCAGCGCTCTGGAGGTTCTGGCGGCCAATGGTGTGCAGGTGATGCTGTCCAAGGACGATGAGTACACCCCGACGCCTGCGGTGTCCCACGCCATTCTTTGCTACAACCGCGGCCGCGAGCAGGGCCTGGCGGACGGTATCGTCATCACGCCTTCGCACAACCCGCCGCAAAGTGGTGGCTTCAAGTACAACCCGCCCAACGGTGGCCCGGCCGACAGCGATGTGACCAAGTGGATCGAGGCCAAGGCCAACGAACTGCTGGGCGCGGGCCTTGCCGGCGTCAAGCGCATGGAGCATGCCCAGGCACTGCAAGCGGCGACAACCCAGCGTCATGACTACGTGTCCAACTATGTTGCAGACCTTGAGAACGTCATCGACTTCGACGTCATCCGTGGTGCCAACCTGCGCCTGGGCGTCGATCCGCTGGGCGGGGCAGGGGTACGCTACTGGTCGGCGATTGCCGAGCGTTATCAGCTGAATCTGGAAGTGGTGAATACCGAGGTCGACCCGACGTTCCGCTTCATGACCGTCGACTGGGACGGCCAGATCCGCATGGACCCGTCCTCGCCTTACGCCATGCAGGGCTTGATTGGCCTGCGCGAGCGTTTCGACGTGGCGTTCGCCTGCGACCCGGATCACGACCGCCACGGTATCGTCACGCCCGACGGACTGCTGCAACCGAACAACTACCTGGCGGTGGCCATCGACTACCTGTACCGTCACCGCCCGCAATGGCGCCAAGATGCTGCCGTGGGCAAGACCGTGGTGTCCAGCGGCCTGATCGACCGCGTTACCGAGCGCCTGGGGCGTGAGTTGTATGAAGTGCCGGTTGGCTTCAAGTTCTTTGCCCAGGGGCTGTTCGACGGTTCGTTGGGCTTTGGCGGTGAGGAAAGCGCGGGCGCGTCGTTCCTGCGCAAGGACGGTTCGGTCTGGGCTACCGACAAGGATGGCTTGATTCCGGCACTGCTGGCGGCGGAAATGACCGCGCGTACCGGGCGCAACCCGAGCCAGGCCTACGCGGACCTGACCGAAGCACTGGGCAAGCCTTACGCTACCCGCGTCGAGGCCAAGGCCGATGCACGGCAGAAATCCCTGTTGAGCAAATTGGCGCCGGAGCAGGTGAAGTCGACCGAACTGGCGGGCGAGCCGATCGTGCAGATTCTCAGCCACGCACCGGGCAATGGCCAGGCGATAGGTGGGTTGAAGGTGATGACCGCCAACGGCTGGTTTGCCGCGCGTCCTTCGGGTACCGAGGATATCTACAAGATCTACGCCGAGAGCTTCATCGACGAGGCGCACTTGCAGCGTCTGGTACAGGAAGCCCAGGTGCTGGTGGATGCGGCGATTGCCTGA
- a CDS encoding ATP-dependent DNA helicase, whose translation MNYCVAVRALCEFSAKVGDLDLRFTPSPTALEGIEGHRRVVARRAADYESEITLEGQYQGLQVRGRADGYDPGRNRLEEIKTYRGDLARQPANHRQLHWAQAKVYAWLLCQARQLTSIDVALVYLDVDSDGQTLISEHYPADELQGFFETQCQRFLAWAQYQEQRLLERNQGLQALSFPYPQFRQGQRQLAETLYKAVSTGRCLMAQASTGIGKTLGTLFPLLKAMVPQQLDKLFFLTAKTPGRALALDTLRQIDEASKQPALRTLELIARDKACEHPDKACHGESCPLARGFYDRLPAAREAAACLPMLDRQQLREVALAHQVCPYYLGQEMARWVDVLVADYNYYFDAHALLFSLTQANQWRVAVLVDEAHNLVERGRGMYSASLDQGQLLALRQSKPPGLTSALDRLNRQWNAVYKAQQAPYQASDHLPEAFLRTLQQCIGVIQERLDQATAEVDPQVLQFFFQALQFNRVAELFDEHFLFDVSLRDGQRKRRLATLCLRNVTPARLLAPRMQAARSVTLFSATLSPRHFYADLLGMPADTAWLEVAAPFRGEQLEVRIASEVSTRYQQRQASLLPITKLIAEQYQRMPGNYLAFFSSFEYLQQVVDVVTRLHPSIPLWQQTPGMDEQARQAFLERFVADGQGVGFAVLGGAFGEGVDLPGTRLVGAFVATLGLPQVNPVNEQFKQRLGRQFGAGFDYAYLYPGVRKVIQAAGRVIRGDQDRGVLVLIDERFAQARVQQMFPAWWHTASE comes from the coding sequence GTGAACTACTGCGTGGCGGTGCGCGCCCTGTGCGAGTTCAGCGCCAAGGTCGGCGATCTGGACTTGCGCTTCACTCCATCACCGACGGCCCTGGAAGGTATCGAAGGGCACCGTCGCGTAGTGGCCCGGCGTGCGGCTGACTACGAGTCGGAAATTACCCTTGAAGGCCAGTACCAGGGGTTGCAGGTGCGCGGGCGTGCCGATGGCTATGATCCGGGCCGCAACCGTCTGGAGGAAATCAAGACCTACCGTGGCGATCTGGCGCGCCAGCCCGCCAATCATCGGCAATTGCACTGGGCTCAGGCGAAGGTCTATGCCTGGCTGTTGTGTCAGGCTCGGCAACTGACCTCCATCGATGTGGCACTGGTGTATCTGGACGTCGACAGCGATGGCCAGACGCTGATCAGCGAGCACTATCCAGCTGACGAGCTGCAAGGCTTTTTTGAAACCCAGTGCCAGCGTTTTCTCGCCTGGGCCCAGTATCAGGAGCAACGCCTGCTTGAACGCAACCAGGGCTTGCAGGCGCTGAGCTTTCCGTACCCGCAGTTTCGCCAGGGCCAGCGCCAGTTGGCCGAGACGCTGTACAAGGCGGTCAGCACCGGCCGTTGCCTGATGGCCCAGGCCAGCACGGGTATCGGCAAGACCCTTGGCACGTTGTTCCCTTTGCTCAAGGCCATGGTGCCGCAACAGCTCGACAAGCTGTTCTTCCTGACTGCCAAGACCCCCGGCCGCGCATTGGCCCTCGATACCCTGCGGCAAATCGATGAAGCCTCGAAGCAGCCTGCCTTGCGTACCTTGGAGCTGATCGCCCGTGACAAGGCTTGTGAACACCCCGACAAGGCTTGCCACGGTGAGTCCTGCCCTCTGGCTCGGGGTTTCTATGATCGCCTGCCAGCGGCACGGGAGGCGGCAGCCTGCTTGCCGATGCTCGATCGACAACAGCTGCGCGAGGTGGCCTTGGCCCACCAGGTGTGCCCGTACTACCTGGGCCAGGAAATGGCCCGTTGGGTGGATGTGCTGGTGGCCGATTACAACTATTACTTCGATGCCCATGCGTTGCTGTTCAGCCTGACCCAGGCCAACCAGTGGCGGGTGGCGGTACTGGTGGACGAGGCGCACAACCTGGTCGAACGTGGTCGTGGCATGTACAGCGCCAGCCTCGACCAGGGCCAGTTGCTTGCTCTGCGCCAGAGCAAACCACCGGGCCTGACCAGCGCGCTGGACAGGCTGAACCGCCAGTGGAATGCCGTGTACAAGGCTCAACAGGCGCCTTACCAGGCCAGTGACCATCTGCCCGAGGCTTTTCTGCGAACCCTGCAGCAATGCATCGGGGTCATTCAGGAACGCCTGGACCAGGCGACCGCCGAAGTGGACCCGCAGGTACTGCAGTTCTTCTTCCAGGCCCTGCAGTTCAATCGCGTGGCCGAACTGTTCGATGAGCATTTCCTGTTCGACGTCAGCCTGCGCGACGGCCAACGCAAGCGCCGTCTGGCAACGCTGTGCCTGCGCAATGTCACGCCAGCGCGGCTGCTGGCTCCGCGCATGCAGGCCGCCCGCAGCGTGACGTTGTTTTCAGCCACGCTGAGTCCACGGCATTTCTATGCCGACCTGCTGGGCATGCCGGCCGATACCGCGTGGCTGGAGGTGGCTGCGCCATTTCGGGGCGAACAGCTGGAGGTGCGCATCGCCAGCGAAGTGTCCACCCGTTACCAGCAGCGGCAAGCCTCGCTGTTACCCATCACCAAGCTGATCGCCGAGCAATATCAGCGGATGCCAGGCAACTACCTCGCGTTTTTCAGCAGCTTTGAATACCTGCAACAAGTCGTGGACGTGGTGACTCGACTGCATCCGTCGATTCCTTTGTGGCAGCAGACGCCGGGCATGGACGAGCAGGCTCGCCAGGCGTTTCTTGAGCGCTTCGTTGCTGATGGCCAAGGTGTGGGCTTCGCTGTGCTGGGTGGTGCCTTTGGCGAGGGCGTCGACCTGCCAGGCACGCGACTGGTCGGTGCCTTTGTCGCAACCCTTGGGTTGCCGCAAGTGAACCCTGTCAACGAACAGTTCAAACAGCGCCTGGGCCGGCAGTTCGGTGCCGGTTTCGACTACGCCTACCTGTACCCCGGTGTGCGCAAGGTCATCCAGGCCGCTGGTCGGGTCATTCGAGGCGATCAGGACCGTGGTGTGCTGGTGCTGATCGACGAACGCTTTGCCCAGGCGCGGGTTCAGCAGATGTTTCCCGCGTGGTGGCATACGGCCAGCGAATAA